The following are encoded in a window of Roseimaritima ulvae genomic DNA:
- a CDS encoding S49 family peptidase — MLSRHDFSTALNAQPLARPERNRPNSGEFGYGGGVLAATRILAVVVLLLAGLLGCRHPVRIAMQSPIQLSTARPLRIAVEQPLEMKTDVTTRSPPDNRATAIEARQLPGANAAVGGAAVAVIDVDGLLLNRNMNGIGSMGENPLALFREKLEAVAGDGRAQAVVLRINSPGGSVTASDVMRRDLVDFKQRTGLPVVACIMDTGTGGGYYLATACDIIMGHPTSVIGSVGVILNLYNLEDTMAQFNAFERAVRAGEKIDAGSPVRPIEDEERDMLQQIADRFHTRFIDTVVASRPQYNGLRSQDFDGRVFTSEHALSLGLIDGIGYLDDAVALAAERGGCETDQPPVLLYRRENDRARSTYDVTPNIPLQNGLFPMSVPGVDRSRLPVFLYLWQLDPTLERSGA, encoded by the coding sequence ATGTTGTCCCGTCACGATTTTTCGACTGCACTCAACGCCCAGCCGCTTGCGCGGCCCGAAAGAAACCGTCCAAACTCTGGCGAGTTCGGCTACGGGGGAGGCGTGCTTGCGGCCACTCGGATCCTGGCTGTGGTGGTGCTGCTGCTGGCCGGCCTGCTGGGATGTCGGCATCCGGTTCGGATCGCCATGCAGTCGCCGATTCAATTGTCGACCGCTCGGCCGCTGCGGATCGCCGTCGAGCAACCGCTGGAAATGAAGACCGATGTGACCACGCGGAGCCCACCGGACAACCGGGCCACGGCGATCGAAGCTCGTCAGCTCCCCGGTGCAAACGCCGCGGTCGGCGGCGCCGCCGTTGCGGTCATCGATGTCGACGGGTTGCTGCTAAACCGCAACATGAACGGCATCGGATCGATGGGCGAAAACCCCCTGGCCCTGTTCCGCGAAAAATTGGAAGCCGTGGCCGGCGATGGGCGTGCACAAGCGGTCGTGTTGCGGATCAACAGTCCCGGCGGCAGCGTCACGGCGTCGGATGTGATGCGTCGCGACTTGGTGGACTTTAAGCAGCGGACCGGGTTGCCCGTGGTGGCGTGCATCATGGATACCGGTACCGGTGGAGGCTATTATCTGGCCACGGCCTGCGACATAATTATGGGCCACCCCACGTCGGTGATCGGATCGGTGGGAGTGATTCTGAATTTGTATAACTTGGAAGACACGATGGCGCAGTTTAATGCGTTCGAACGCGCGGTTCGCGCCGGTGAGAAAATCGACGCCGGTTCGCCCGTCCGCCCCATCGAAGATGAAGAACGGGACATGTTGCAGCAGATCGCCGATCGCTTTCACACCCGCTTCATCGATACCGTGGTCGCCTCTCGTCCGCAATACAACGGTCTCCGCAGTCAAGATTTCGACGGTCGAGTATTTACGTCGGAGCACGCCCTGTCGCTGGGGTTGATCGACGGGATCGGTTACCTTGATGACGCGGTCGCCTTGGCCGCGGAGCGTGGCGGATGCGAAACGGATCAGCCGCCGGTGTTGTTGTACCGTCGCGAAAACGATCGCGCCCGCTCTACCTACGACGTGACGCCAAATATTCCTTTGCAAAACGGTTTGTTTCCGATGAGCGTTCCCGGCGTGGATCGTTCGCGACTGCCGGTCTTCCTGTACCTGTGGCAATTAGACCCGACGTTGGAACGATCGGGAGCCTGA
- a CDS encoding ABC transporter permease — MRFSNFILKNVRRRPLRSILTVIAVALGVGAVVSLVGIATGFKQSFMNLYGEVGIDLLVIKGRVGRQLESGIPESMNDRILAIPGVVSAIPGVGDVISFPDDDLYMVVVNGWVPESEVFDHLTLLDGRFITKQDHRKLNLGTVLANNLDKKVGDTLEVYDGELFEIVGIFDSFSVLESGAMVMPMHELQPLIGREEQVLGISVITEDGSDAALVKRIREDIEALEKGIVARPAREHIDGLTEIQLASSMAWLTSAIALVIGGVGVMNTMIMSVQERTREIGVLRAIGWRRSRVVKMILAEAMVLGIVGAAVGIGGAIALVRLLTKLPAVSGLIEGDIPLYVVGYGVLLALLVGLVGGLFPALIASRMTPTAALRQE; from the coding sequence ATGCGGTTTTCCAACTTTATTCTAAAAAACGTTCGCCGCCGTCCGTTGCGGTCGATCCTGACCGTCATCGCGGTGGCTTTGGGGGTGGGAGCCGTGGTCTCGTTGGTCGGCATCGCCACCGGATTCAAACAAAGTTTTATGAACTTGTACGGCGAGGTTGGAATCGACCTGCTGGTTATCAAAGGCCGCGTGGGACGGCAATTGGAAAGTGGCATTCCAGAATCGATGAACGATCGCATCCTGGCGATTCCCGGTGTGGTGAGTGCGATCCCCGGCGTCGGCGATGTGATCAGTTTTCCCGACGATGATCTGTATATGGTGGTCGTCAATGGTTGGGTGCCGGAATCCGAAGTATTCGATCACCTGACATTGCTCGATGGGCGTTTCATCACCAAACAGGACCATCGCAAGCTGAATCTGGGCACTGTGCTGGCCAATAACCTCGATAAGAAAGTCGGCGATACGCTGGAGGTCTACGACGGCGAACTGTTCGAGATCGTGGGAATCTTCGACAGTTTTAGCGTCTTGGAAAGCGGGGCCATGGTGATGCCAATGCATGAATTGCAACCGTTGATCGGCCGCGAAGAGCAGGTGCTGGGAATTAGCGTGATCACCGAAGACGGTAGCGACGCGGCGCTGGTTAAACGGATCCGTGAAGACATCGAGGCGTTGGAGAAAGGTATCGTGGCCCGGCCCGCCCGCGAACACATCGACGGGCTGACCGAAATTCAACTCGCTAGTTCCATGGCCTGGCTGACCTCGGCGATAGCCTTGGTGATCGGCGGCGTGGGCGTGATGAACACGATGATCATGTCGGTCCAAGAACGGACGCGGGAAATTGGCGTGCTGCGAGCGATCGGGTGGCGGCGGTCGCGGGTGGTGAAAATGATCCTGGCCGAAGCCATGGTGCTGGGCATCGTCGGCGCGGCCGTCGGCATCGGCGGCGCCATCGCTCTGGTCCGCTTGCTAACCAAACTGCCCGCGGTCAGCGGATTGATCGAAGGCGACATTCCCCTGTACGTGGTCGGATACGGCGTGCTGTTAGCCCTCCTGGTCGGGCTGGTCGGAGGCCTGTTTCCCGCCCTGATCGCATCCCGCATGACGCCCACCGCCGCACTCCGGCAAGAATAA
- a CDS encoding sulfatase family protein encodes MLLLLFRASLLQFVAALALVSSPLWADGPPNIVFAFADDLGRYASAYADPQHPSPNDVIQTPHFDAVAREGTLFDCALISAPSCTPSRAAILAGRHFFRNGSHSQLHHPWMKGFEDPWDEVKGFPLILQDAGYHIGWSYKMHLSVDRMGGAKRNYRPAGSKFNRFSQTAMAADDHDAAKQKLLEEVRQNFSAMLADREDEQPFFYWFNPTNTHRAWVRGSGKELWGIDPDSLQGRLPKFLPDNAVIREDFADYLGEAMAFDAAVGVLLDELRQRGELENTIVVVSGDHGAPGFPRGKCNLYDFGTQVPLAIRWPQQFAAGRRIATPVSLIDLAKTFLAAAGAEPTADMNGQDLTPALLPDNADHESALRGYALCGRETHVDEARPGGLPYPMRAVRTDEFLYIVNFAPDRWPVAQPPLSAPLLGAKPGKDVRTSRRMDIDYGPTRDFFTEFETSDSIAAAWELGFGLRGAEELYAVKQDPDQMHNLIDDPQYAAQRDQLRALLMKELKDNQDPRLDNDAFDRPPYTPVRPQRGVPAVD; translated from the coding sequence ATGTTGCTGCTCCTGTTCCGCGCCAGCTTGCTGCAGTTTGTTGCTGCGCTGGCGTTGGTGTCGTCCCCGCTGTGGGCTGACGGTCCCCCCAATATCGTGTTTGCTTTTGCCGACGACCTCGGTCGCTATGCAAGTGCTTACGCCGATCCGCAGCATCCGTCGCCCAACGATGTGATCCAAACGCCGCACTTCGATGCGGTCGCGCGTGAGGGCACGCTGTTCGATTGCGCCCTGATCAGCGCTCCTTCGTGCACACCATCGCGGGCGGCCATCCTCGCCGGACGTCATTTCTTTCGCAACGGCAGCCACTCGCAGCTGCATCATCCCTGGATGAAAGGGTTTGAAGATCCTTGGGATGAAGTCAAAGGTTTTCCTCTAATCCTGCAAGACGCCGGCTACCACATCGGCTGGTCCTACAAGATGCACCTGAGCGTGGATCGGATGGGAGGGGCTAAACGCAACTACCGCCCGGCCGGATCGAAGTTTAATAGGTTCAGTCAAACAGCCATGGCGGCGGATGACCACGATGCGGCCAAGCAAAAACTGCTGGAGGAAGTTCGACAGAATTTTTCCGCGATGCTGGCCGACCGGGAGGACGAGCAACCGTTTTTCTACTGGTTTAATCCCACCAACACGCATCGTGCCTGGGTGCGGGGATCGGGCAAAGAGCTGTGGGGAATCGACCCCGATTCGCTGCAGGGCCGGCTGCCCAAATTCCTGCCCGACAACGCTGTGATCCGCGAAGACTTTGCGGACTATCTGGGCGAAGCAATGGCCTTTGACGCGGCCGTGGGCGTGTTGTTGGACGAACTGCGGCAGCGCGGCGAATTGGAGAACACGATTGTTGTCGTCAGTGGCGATCATGGGGCTCCGGGTTTTCCGCGGGGCAAGTGCAATCTGTATGACTTTGGAACCCAGGTGCCGTTGGCGATACGTTGGCCGCAACAGTTTGCCGCCGGGCGACGCATCGCAACGCCGGTCAGCTTGATCGATCTGGCCAAAACCTTTCTCGCCGCTGCCGGTGCGGAACCCACCGCGGACATGAATGGTCAAGATCTGACACCCGCCTTGCTTCCCGACAATGCCGACCATGAGTCCGCGCTGCGAGGCTACGCCCTGTGCGGCCGTGAAACCCACGTCGATGAAGCTCGTCCGGGCGGATTGCCCTATCCCATGCGGGCCGTACGGACGGACGAATTTTTGTATATCGTCAACTTCGCTCCCGATCGCTGGCCGGTCGCCCAGCCGCCTTTGTCGGCGCCGCTGCTTGGCGCCAAACCGGGCAAGGACGTGCGGACCAGTCGGCGGATGGATATCGACTACGGTCCCACGCGTGACTTCTTCACCGAGTTCGAGACCAGCGATTCCATCGCCGCCGCGTGGGAGCTGGGATTTGGGCTGCGCGGGGCGGAGGAATTGTATGCCGTGAAGCAGGATCCCGATCAGATGCATAACCTGATCGACGATCCCCAATATGCTGCCCAACGCGACCAGTTGCGTGCGCTGTTGATGAAGGAATTGAAGGACAATCAGGATCCTCGGCTGGATAACGACGCCTTCGACCGCCCGCCCTACACGCCCGTTCGCCCCCAGCGAGGTGTTCCCGCAGTCGACTGA
- a CDS encoding ABC transporter ATP-binding protein, with protein sequence MSSNDSPLLRADHVSRIYDDGQVQALSDVSLTIHQGEYVAIVGPSGSGKSTLLNVLGGLDEPTSGHVLFKEQTIRDAAALDRLRSTEIGYVFQSFYLLPTLTAVENVQLPMFETGLNARQREDKANELLETVGMTHRADHLPTKLSVGERQRVAIARSLANDPIAILADEPTGNLDSKTGVEILALFDQLHEQGKTLVVITHDHSVAARAQRTIEVKDGQLIRDTLLTEVSE encoded by the coding sequence ATGTCCTCTAACGATTCTCCTTTGCTGCGCGCCGATCATGTCTCGCGGATCTATGACGACGGCCAAGTTCAGGCTTTAAGTGACGTGTCGCTGACGATTCATCAGGGCGAATACGTGGCCATCGTGGGACCCAGTGGCAGTGGTAAGTCGACGTTGTTAAATGTGCTGGGAGGTTTGGACGAACCGACCTCCGGACATGTGCTGTTCAAAGAGCAAACGATACGCGATGCCGCCGCACTCGATCGGCTGCGGTCCACTGAAATCGGTTACGTGTTCCAGTCGTTCTACTTGCTGCCCACGTTGACGGCGGTGGAAAACGTCCAGTTGCCGATGTTTGAAACCGGGCTGAACGCTCGCCAGCGAGAGGACAAAGCCAACGAACTGCTGGAAACGGTCGGCATGACGCACCGCGCCGATCATCTGCCCACCAAGCTTTCGGTGGGAGAGCGACAGCGGGTGGCGATCGCTCGCTCGCTGGCCAACGATCCAATCGCGATTTTAGCCGACGAACCAACGGGCAATTTGGATTCAAAAACGGGCGTGGAAATCCTTGCCCTATTCGATCAACTGCACGAACAGGGCAAGACGCTGGTGGTCATCACCCATGATCATTCGGTGGCCGCTCGTGCGCAGCGGACGATCGAAGTGAAAGACGGCCAGTTGATCCGCGACACGCTGCTGACGGAGGTTTCTGAATGA